The genomic window ACCTTGATCAGGTTGGAAGGCAGCTGGAAACCTCCTCGGGTCGAAGGAAACAGCAGACTTTCTTCCTCCAGCAGCAGGTCTTTCCAGTGCTTTTCTTCCTGTTTTTGCAAAACAAGGTGACTTTTCAGCACCTGCACGGTATCAGCTGACAAAGTGATCCTTCGGTGGCTGGCCTGTGTCTTGGGATCACCCAGCACGGCTCTGGCTCCACACTGCACCAGACTGAACTTCACCTGCAATTCCTGCCTGTCCAGATCCACCTCCTGCCAGTGCAAACCCAGCAGCTCACCTCGCCTGAGGCCTGTGGTAAGAGCCAGATAAAACAGGGCGTATAGACGTGGTTTTTCTACTTTGCAGCAGTCCAGAAAAGTACGGACTTCGTCAGCGGTCCAGACTTGCATTTTCTGGTGAGGGACTCGGGGAGCTTTCACCCTCAAGATAGGATTGAAGCTCAGAAGATTCCAGTCCACCGCCTGATTGAAGGCTGCTTTGAGGGTGCGCAGCACACACCGGGCATGCTTGACGGTCTTGCCAGCCGTAATTTCACTGAGCAGCAGGCGTTCCAGATGCAGTGGAGTCAAATTTCCCAGGGTTACATCTGCCAGAAGTGAAGATTTCAAATGTAGGTCAATGATGCGGTGATACTCTTGGTGGGTTTTGATCTTGATGTGAGGCTGCCTGAGGCGCAACCATTCCTCCAGATAATCCAGGACACAGGTTTGCAGATTGATGGCAGGGATGGCCTCGTTTCCTGTGGTT from Deinococcus cellulosilyticus NBRC 106333 = KACC 11606 includes these protein-coding regions:
- a CDS encoding tyrosine-type recombinase/integrase codes for the protein MSKRGNGTGSIQQRGSKYVVILTLGKDELGKQKRTSKRFPTLEQAQRYLEEQTTPPASGEATTGNEAIPAINLQTCVLDYLEEWLRLRQPHIKIKTHQEYHRIIDLHLKSSLLADVTLGNLTPLHLERLLLSEITAGKTVKHARCVLRTLKAAFNQAVDWNLLSFNPILRVKAPRVPHQKMQVWTADEVRTFLDCCKVEKPRLYALFYLALTTGLRRGELLGLHWQEVDLDRQELQVKFSLVQCGARAVLGDPKTQASHRRITLSADTVQVLKSHLVLQKQEEKHWKDLLLEEESLLFPSTRGGFQLPSNLIKV